The following coding sequences lie in one Streptomyces xiamenensis genomic window:
- a CDS encoding ABC transporter ATP-binding protein, which yields MADLGKAASEREPILEVRNLVKHFPLTQGILFKKQIGAVKAVDDISFALYRGETLGIVGESGCGKSTVAKLLMNLEKPTSGEIFYKGEDISKLSGRALKAVRRNIQMVFQDPYTSLNPRMTVGDIIGEPFEIHPEVAPKGDRRRKVQELLEVVGLNPEYINRYAHQFSGGQRQRIGIARGLALNPEIIVCDEPVSALDVSVQAQVINLMDKLQNEFELSYLFIAHDLSIVRHISDRVGVMYLGKMAEIGSDTEIYDHPTHPYTQALLSAVPQADPEGRESRERIILTGDVPSPANPPSGCRFRTRCWKAQDRCAQELPLLAVPERFREAGGGAAHESACHFAEEKDVVGAS from the coding sequence ATGGCTGACCTCGGCAAGGCCGCGAGCGAGCGCGAGCCGATCCTGGAAGTGCGCAATCTCGTCAAGCACTTCCCGCTCACCCAGGGCATCCTCTTCAAGAAGCAGATCGGCGCGGTCAAGGCCGTCGACGACATCTCCTTCGCCCTGTACCGGGGAGAGACGCTGGGGATCGTCGGCGAGTCGGGCTGCGGCAAGTCCACCGTGGCGAAGCTGCTGATGAACTTGGAGAAGCCCACCTCGGGGGAGATCTTCTACAAGGGCGAGGACATCAGCAAGCTGTCCGGGCGGGCGCTGAAGGCGGTGCGGCGGAACATCCAGATGGTGTTCCAGGACCCGTACACCTCGCTCAACCCCCGGATGACGGTCGGTGACATCATCGGCGAGCCGTTCGAGATCCACCCCGAGGTGGCGCCCAAGGGCGACCGGCGCCGCAAGGTGCAGGAGCTGCTGGAGGTCGTGGGGCTGAACCCGGAGTACATCAACCGGTACGCCCACCAGTTCTCCGGCGGCCAGCGGCAGCGCATCGGGATCGCCCGGGGCCTGGCGCTCAACCCGGAGATCATCGTGTGCGACGAGCCCGTCTCGGCGCTGGACGTGTCGGTGCAGGCGCAGGTCATCAACCTGATGGACAAGCTCCAGAACGAGTTCGAGCTGTCGTACCTGTTCATCGCGCACGACCTGTCGATCGTGCGGCACATCTCCGACCGGGTCGGCGTGATGTACCTGGGGAAGATGGCGGAGATCGGGAGCGACACCGAGATCTACGACCACCCGACCCACCCGTACACCCAGGCGCTGCTGTCGGCGGTGCCGCAGGCCGATCCGGAGGGCCGGGAGTCGCGGGAGCGGATCATCCTCACCGGGGACGTTCCCTCGCCGGCGAACCCGCCCTCGGGCTGCCGCTTCCGTACCCGGTGCTGGAAGGCGCAGGACCGGTGCGCGCAGGAGCTGCCGCTGCTGGCGGTGCCCGAGCGGTTCCGCGAGGCGGGCGGCGGGGCGGCGCACGAGTCGGCCTGTCACTTCGCGGAGGAGAAGGACGTGGTGGGCGCCTCGTGA
- the typA gene encoding translational GTPase TypA → MPTRHDIRNVAIVAHVDHGKTTLVDAMLKQAGAFAAHQQVDDRVMDSGDLEREKGITILAKNTAVKYHPKGGGTPIVINIIDTPGHADFGGEVERGLSMVDAVVLLVDASEGPLPQTRFVLRKALSAKLPVILCVNKTDRSDARIAEVLDETYDLFLDLDADENQIEFPIVYACARDGIASLTQPADGTVPADSDSLEPFFSTLLSAVPAPVYEEEAPLQAHVTNLDADNFLGRIALCRVKQGELRKGQSVAWLKRDGSQQQVRISELLMTDGLTRKPAEVAGPGDICAVAGIPDIMIGETLADPENPVALPLITVDEPAISMTIGTNTSPLVGKGGKGHKVTARLVKDRLDRELVGNVSLRVLPTERPDAWEVQGRGELALAILVEQMRREGFELTVGKPEVVTREIDGKTHEPVERMTIDAPEEFLGAITQLMASRKGRMETMTNHGSGWVRMEFLVPSRGLIGFRTEFLTDTKGTGIAHSIFEGHEPWVGELRTRQSGSLVADRAGKATPFAMMNLQERGTIFIEPGTEVYEGMLVGENSRADDMDVNITKEKKLTNMRAASSDTTENLVPPRKLSLEQSLEFCREDECVEVTPTEVRIRKVQLDQRDRARAASRAKRQ, encoded by the coding sequence ATGCCCACGCGCCATGACATCCGCAACGTCGCCATCGTCGCCCACGTCGATCACGGCAAGACGACGCTGGTCGACGCCATGCTCAAGCAGGCGGGAGCCTTCGCCGCCCACCAGCAGGTCGACGACCGGGTGATGGACTCCGGCGATCTGGAGCGCGAGAAGGGCATCACCATTCTCGCGAAGAACACCGCCGTCAAGTACCACCCCAAGGGCGGCGGCACCCCGATCGTCATCAACATCATCGACACCCCCGGCCACGCCGACTTCGGCGGTGAGGTCGAGCGCGGCCTGTCCATGGTCGACGCCGTCGTCCTGCTCGTGGACGCCTCCGAGGGCCCGCTGCCGCAGACCCGCTTCGTGCTGCGCAAGGCGCTGTCCGCGAAGCTGCCCGTCATCCTGTGTGTGAACAAGACCGACCGGTCCGACGCCCGGATCGCCGAGGTCCTCGACGAGACCTACGACCTCTTCCTCGACCTGGACGCCGACGAGAACCAGATCGAGTTCCCCATCGTCTACGCCTGCGCCCGCGACGGCATCGCCTCGCTGACCCAGCCCGCCGACGGCACGGTCCCGGCCGACAGCGACAGCCTGGAGCCCTTCTTCTCCACCCTGCTGTCCGCCGTGCCCGCCCCGGTGTACGAGGAGGAGGCCCCGCTCCAGGCGCACGTCACCAACCTGGACGCGGACAACTTCCTGGGCCGGATCGCGCTGTGCCGTGTCAAGCAGGGCGAGCTGCGCAAGGGCCAGTCGGTGGCCTGGCTCAAGCGGGACGGCTCGCAGCAGCAGGTGCGCATCTCCGAGCTGCTGATGACGGACGGCCTCACCCGCAAGCCGGCCGAGGTGGCGGGCCCCGGCGACATCTGCGCCGTGGCCGGCATCCCGGACATCATGATCGGCGAGACCCTCGCCGACCCGGAGAACCCGGTGGCGCTGCCGCTGATCACGGTGGACGAGCCGGCCATCTCCATGACCATCGGCACCAACACCTCGCCGCTGGTCGGCAAGGGCGGCAAGGGCCACAAGGTCACCGCGCGCCTGGTCAAGGACCGCCTGGACCGGGAGCTGGTCGGTAACGTCTCGCTGCGGGTGCTGCCCACCGAGCGTCCCGACGCCTGGGAGGTGCAGGGCCGCGGTGAGCTGGCGCTGGCCATCCTGGTGGAGCAGATGCGCCGTGAGGGCTTCGAGCTGACGGTCGGCAAGCCCGAGGTGGTCACCCGGGAGATCGACGGCAAGACCCACGAGCCGGTCGAGCGGATGACCATCGACGCCCCGGAGGAGTTCCTGGGTGCCATCACCCAGCTGATGGCGTCGCGCAAGGGCCGCATGGAGACCATGACCAACCACGGCTCCGGCTGGGTGCGGATGGAGTTCCTGGTGCCCTCGCGCGGGCTCATCGGGTTCCGCACCGAGTTCCTGACCGACACCAAGGGCACCGGCATCGCGCACAGCATCTTCGAGGGCCACGAGCCGTGGGTGGGCGAGCTGCGCACCCGGCAGAGCGGCTCCCTGGTGGCCGACCGCGCCGGCAAGGCCACCCCCTTCGCGATGATGAACCTCCAGGAGCGCGGCACGATCTTCATCGAGCCGGGCACCGAGGTGTACGAGGGCATGCTCGTCGGCGAGAACTCGCGCGCCGATGACATGGACGTCAACATCACCAAGGAGAAGAAGCTCACCAACATGCGGGCGGCGTCCTCGGACACGACCGAGAATCTCGTTCCGCCGCGCAAGCTCTCCCTGGAGCAGTCGCTGGAGTTCTGCCGTGAGGACGAGTGCGTCGAGGTCACCCCGACCGAGGTGCGGATCCGCAAGGTGCAGCTCGACCAGCGGGATCGGGCGCGCGCCGCGTCGCGGGCGAAGCGTCAGTAA
- a CDS encoding ABC transporter permease produces the protein MGRYVARRLLQMIPVFVGATFIIFMMMYALPGDPIAALWGERAPDPAQMAQMKKELGLDLPIMQQYWNYLIGVFQGDFGVQIASRRPVMDVIGDALPATLRLTLMAFVFTAVVGIAMGLIAGLRAGKKTDSGVLFVTLLLISVPSFVLGYLVQTYFGVKLGWITPSVQDSENWGELLLPAMVLAALSLAYVARLTRTSVAENKRSDYMRTARAKGLTQRRAVSVHLMRNSMIPVVTFLGVDLGNLMTGAIVTEGIFNVNGIGRAVFRALNTREGSTVVGIVTFMIVVYLVVSLLVDLLYAVLDPRIRYA, from the coding sequence ATGGGGCGCTACGTCGCGCGGCGACTGCTCCAGATGATCCCGGTGTTCGTGGGGGCGACCTTCATCATCTTCATGATGATGTACGCCCTGCCGGGTGACCCGATAGCCGCACTGTGGGGCGAGCGTGCCCCCGACCCGGCTCAGATGGCCCAGATGAAGAAGGAACTGGGCCTGGACCTGCCGATCATGCAGCAGTACTGGAACTACCTCATCGGGGTCTTCCAGGGTGATTTCGGCGTCCAGATCGCCAGCAGACGCCCGGTCATGGATGTGATCGGTGACGCGCTCCCCGCCACCCTCAGACTCACCCTGATGGCGTTCGTCTTCACGGCCGTCGTCGGCATCGCCATGGGCCTGATCGCCGGGCTGCGGGCCGGCAAGAAGACCGACAGCGGCGTCCTCTTCGTCACCCTGCTACTGATCTCGGTCCCCAGCTTCGTGCTCGGTTACCTGGTGCAGACCTACTTCGGTGTGAAGCTCGGCTGGATCACCCCCTCCGTGCAGGACTCGGAGAACTGGGGCGAACTGCTGCTCCCCGCGATGGTGCTGGCCGCGCTCTCCCTCGCCTATGTCGCGCGGCTGACGCGTACCTCGGTCGCGGAGAACAAGCGCTCTGACTACATGCGCACCGCCCGCGCCAAGGGCCTCACTCAGCGCCGGGCCGTCAGTGTCCATCTGATGCGCAACTCCATGATCCCGGTCGTCACCTTCCTGGGCGTGGACCTCGGCAACCTGATGACCGGTGCGATCGTCACCGAGGGCATCTTCAACGTGAACGGCATCGGCCGGGCGGTCTTCCGGGCGCTCAACACCCGTGAGGGCTCCACGGTCGTCGGCATCGTGACCTTCATGATCGTCGTCTATCTCGTTGTCTCCCTGCTCGTCGACCTGCTCTACGCGGTCCTGGACCCGAGGATTCGCTATGCCTGA
- a CDS encoding ABC transporter permease, which produces MPEAPDTTATTKGGETVKTPDGVLVAEAGPPPGRPSSLWSDAWRDLRRKPKFVIPAIIILFLLFVAAFPSVFTSETPRLGDLTQHYLQKPELTHFFQPDWFGYDQQGRSIYARVVYGTRASVIIGISVTALVLVAGGLIGMLAGYFGGWIDAVLSRVTDTFMGIPFMLGAMVVLVSFNARTEWVVILALAFLGWTTVARVMRGSVITIKQADYVQAARSLGAGTGRILLRHILPNAAAPVIVVAMVALGGYITAEATLSYLGIGLSDPAISWGGDINSARDQIRVAEHILIFPSIALSVTILSFLMLGDAVRDALDPKLR; this is translated from the coding sequence ATGCCTGAGGCTCCTGACACCACGGCGACCACCAAGGGCGGCGAGACGGTCAAGACCCCCGACGGGGTGCTGGTCGCCGAGGCCGGCCCGCCGCCGGGCAGGCCGAGCAGCCTGTGGTCGGACGCCTGGCGCGATCTGCGGCGCAAGCCCAAGTTCGTGATCCCGGCGATCATCATCCTGTTCCTGCTGTTCGTCGCGGCGTTCCCCTCGGTGTTCACCTCAGAGACCCCGCGGCTGGGCGACCTGACCCAGCACTACCTGCAGAAGCCGGAACTGACCCACTTCTTCCAGCCCGACTGGTTCGGTTACGACCAGCAGGGCCGCAGCATCTACGCCCGCGTGGTGTACGGCACGCGGGCCTCGGTGATCATCGGTATCTCGGTGACCGCGCTGGTGCTGGTGGCCGGCGGGCTCATCGGCATGCTGGCCGGCTACTTCGGCGGCTGGATCGACGCGGTGCTCTCCCGGGTCACCGACACCTTCATGGGCATCCCCTTCATGCTGGGCGCCATGGTCGTGCTGGTCTCCTTCAACGCCCGCACCGAGTGGGTGGTGATCCTGGCCCTGGCCTTCCTGGGCTGGACCACCGTGGCCCGGGTGATGCGCGGTTCGGTGATCACCATCAAGCAGGCCGACTACGTGCAGGCCGCCCGTTCGCTGGGCGCCGGTACCGGCCGGATCCTGCTGCGACACATCCTGCCGAACGCCGCCGCCCCGGTGATCGTGGTGGCCATGGTGGCGCTGGGCGGGTACATCACCGCCGAGGCCACGCTCTCGTACCTGGGCATCGGTCTTTCCGACCCGGCGATCTCCTGGGGCGGGGACATCAACTCCGCTCGGGACCAGATCCGGGTGGCCGAGCACATCCTGATCTTCCCCTCGATCGCGCTGAGCGTGACCATCCTGTCCTTCCTGATGTTGGGTGACGCCGTGCGCGATGCCCTCGATCCCAAGCTGCGCTGA
- a CDS encoding ABC transporter ATP-binding protein, translating into MSIEPVEITPADAPGVPLLEVRDLHVEFHTREGAAHAVNGVSYTVDAGETLAVLGESGSGKSVTAQTIMGILDMPPGKITGGEILFKGQDMLKMSEAQRRKIRGNQIAMIFQDALSSLNPVLSVGFQLGEMFRVHRGASRKEAKAKAIELMDRVRIPAAKERVNDYPHQFSGGMRQRIMIAMALALEPDVIIADEPTTALDVTVQAQVMDLLAELQREHNMGLILITHDLGVVADVADKIAVMYAGRIVENAPVHELYKRPAHPYAKGLLESIPRLDLKGQELYAISGLPPSLTAVPGGCAFNPRCPLATDQCRTDVPPLVQVTERDGIPITGRSSACHLWKETLHG; encoded by the coding sequence GTGTCGATCGAACCGGTCGAAATCACCCCGGCGGACGCCCCCGGCGTACCGCTGCTGGAGGTCCGTGACCTCCATGTGGAGTTCCACACCCGGGAGGGCGCGGCCCACGCCGTCAACGGCGTGAGCTACACCGTGGACGCCGGCGAGACGCTGGCCGTCCTCGGTGAGTCCGGCTCCGGCAAGTCGGTGACCGCCCAGACCATCATGGGCATCCTCGACATGCCGCCCGGGAAGATCACCGGTGGGGAGATCCTCTTCAAGGGCCAGGACATGCTCAAGATGTCCGAGGCCCAGCGCCGGAAGATCCGCGGCAACCAGATCGCGATGATCTTCCAGGACGCGCTGTCCTCCCTGAACCCGGTGCTCTCGGTGGGCTTCCAGCTGGGCGAGATGTTCCGGGTGCACCGGGGCGCCTCGCGCAAGGAGGCCAAGGCCAAGGCCATCGAGCTGATGGACCGGGTGCGCATCCCGGCGGCCAAGGAGCGGGTGAACGACTACCCGCACCAGTTCTCCGGCGGTATGCGCCAGCGCATCATGATCGCGATGGCGCTCGCCCTGGAGCCCGACGTGATCATCGCGGACGAGCCGACCACGGCCCTGGACGTCACCGTCCAGGCGCAGGTCATGGACCTGCTGGCCGAGCTCCAGCGCGAGCACAACATGGGGCTCATCCTCATCACCCACGACCTGGGTGTGGTCGCGGACGTCGCCGACAAGATCGCGGTGATGTACGCGGGCCGGATCGTGGAGAACGCCCCGGTGCACGAGCTGTACAAGCGGCCTGCGCACCCGTACGCCAAGGGCCTGCTGGAGTCGATACCGCGTCTTGACCTCAAGGGCCAGGAGCTGTACGCGATCTCCGGTCTGCCGCCGAGCCTGACCGCCGTGCCGGGCGGCTGTGCCTTCAACCCGCGCTGCCCGCTGGCCACCGACCAGTGCCGTACGGACGTTCCGCCGCTGGTGCAGGTCACCGAGCGGGACGGCATCCCGATCACCGGGCGGTCCAGCGCCTGCCACCTGTGGAAGGAGACGCTCCATGGCTGA
- a CDS encoding peptide ABC transporter substrate-binding protein — MRGARSAKWAAVAIVVALAATACGSDDDKGGSGDGGNASGNASGIVKVDGGEPQSALVPTSTNEQFGSLVIKNVFANLLDFEDDGSIKYVAAESIESNDDASVWTVKLKDGFTFHDGEKVTAQHYVDAWNWAANVDNGQSQSAWFEDIEGYADVHPSEEGAEPTADTMSGLKVVDDSTFEITLANPVSYYEYKLGYHVFAPLPSSFYEDPDGFGQAPIGQGPYEFTSWTHNEKITLTTYADYAGPNKAQNGGVEIIAYDNLSTAYQDLQSGNLDVLRQVDPKDLPVYQDDLGDRAIAQPYNATQSIVPAFYAGWGDLDDPSKVLQGVSMAIDRETITQTVLNGSRTPADSFTPPGVFGHLENAADGKTDFNPEEARRLVEEGGGVPGDKITLQINGDGGHAEWATAVCNDIIKNLDVECVLDTKPDFATDLADRRADKVKSMYRGGWLQDYPLNVNFLRDLYSSTAPSNYGRYSNEEVDNLFKQGDQAGSFDETVAAYQEAEKVLWEDMPAIPLWYQNVNGGYSENVENVHFDVAGQPVIEDITVK, encoded by the coding sequence ATGCGTGGTGCGCGCAGCGCCAAGTGGGCCGCAGTGGCGATCGTTGTGGCCCTGGCCGCGACCGCCTGTGGTAGCGATGACGACAAGGGCGGCAGCGGCGACGGCGGCAACGCGTCCGGCAACGCCTCGGGCATCGTCAAGGTGGACGGCGGCGAGCCCCAGTCCGCTCTGGTCCCCACCAGCACCAATGAGCAGTTCGGCTCACTGGTGATCAAGAACGTCTTCGCCAACCTGCTGGACTTCGAGGACGACGGCTCCATCAAGTACGTCGCGGCCGAGTCCATCGAGTCGAACGACGACGCCTCCGTGTGGACCGTGAAGCTGAAGGACGGCTTCACCTTCCATGACGGTGAGAAGGTCACCGCCCAGCACTACGTGGACGCCTGGAACTGGGCCGCCAACGTGGACAACGGCCAGAGCCAGAGCGCCTGGTTCGAGGACATCGAGGGCTACGCCGATGTCCACCCGTCGGAGGAGGGCGCTGAGCCCACCGCCGACACCATGTCCGGTCTGAAGGTCGTCGACGACAGCACCTTCGAGATCACGCTGGCGAACCCGGTCTCGTACTACGAGTACAAGCTGGGCTACCACGTCTTCGCGCCGCTGCCCTCCAGCTTCTACGAGGACCCGGATGGCTTCGGCCAGGCGCCGATCGGCCAGGGCCCGTACGAGTTCACCAGCTGGACGCACAACGAGAAGATCACCCTCACCACCTACGCCGACTACGCCGGTCCGAACAAGGCGCAGAACGGCGGCGTGGAGATCATCGCGTACGACAACCTGAGCACCGCCTACCAGGACCTCCAGTCCGGCAACCTGGACGTGCTCCGTCAGGTCGACCCCAAGGACCTGCCGGTCTACCAGGACGACCTGGGCGACCGCGCCATCGCGCAGCCGTACAACGCCACCCAGTCCATCGTCCCGGCCTTCTACGCCGGCTGGGGCGACCTGGACGACCCGTCCAAGGTCCTCCAGGGTGTCTCGATGGCGATCGACCGGGAGACCATCACCCAGACGGTCCTCAACGGCTCGCGGACCCCGGCCGACAGCTTCACCCCGCCCGGCGTCTTCGGTCACCTGGAGAACGCCGCCGACGGCAAGACCGACTTCAACCCGGAGGAGGCCCGCCGTCTGGTCGAGGAGGGTGGCGGCGTCCCCGGCGACAAGATCACCCTGCAGATCAACGGTGACGGCGGTCACGCCGAGTGGGCCACCGCGGTCTGCAACGACATCATCAAGAACCTGGACGTCGAGTGCGTCCTGGACACCAAGCCGGACTTCGCGACCGACCTGGCCGACCGCCGCGCCGACAAGGTCAAGAGCATGTACCGGGGTGGCTGGCTGCAGGACTACCCGCTGAACGTCAACTTCCTGCGGGACCTGTACAGCTCCACCGCGCCGTCCAACTACGGCCGCTACAGCAACGAAGAGGTCGACAACCTCTTCAAGCAGGGTGACCAGGCCGGTTCCTTCGACGAGACGGTCGCCGCCTACCAGGAGGCCGAGAAGGTCCTCTGGGAGGACATGCCCGCCATTCCGCTCTGGTACCAGAACGTGAACGGTGGCTACTCGGAGAACGTCGAGAACGTCCACTTCGACGTCGCCGGCCAGCCGGTGATCGAGGACATCACGGTCAAGTAA